A single region of the Penaeus vannamei isolate JL-2024 chromosome 23, ASM4276789v1, whole genome shotgun sequence genome encodes:
- the LOC113827177 gene encoding aldo-keto reductase family 1 member A1: MSSRIPAITLHNGGKMPMVGLGTYKSRDDEIRQALNVALECGYRHIDTATVYENEVEIGDVLHEWLSSGRIAREELFVVTKLPMTGNRYKDVGRFLQDSLDKLRLSYVDLYLIHSPVGMKEHSKGEFDLDTNHEEIYKAMEEQVDAGKAKAIGLSNFNSKQIEKILKVCRIKPANLQVEVHVYHQQKDLRELCRGFDISICAYCPLGAPYMAKGSDECPILLQHPLVTSMAKRLGRTPAQVLLRFLIQNNMPVIPRSTNQKRLKENFKVFDFELCAEDMASLEALDRKGAGRIVDFKSLFEGIENHPEWPFNIPF; this comes from the exons ATGTCTTCTCGCATCCCGGCAATCACACTCCACAACGGAGGGAAAATGCCCATGGTGGGGCTGGGGACGTATAAG AGCCGTGACGACGAGATCCGGCAGGCCCTGAACGTGGCCCTCGAGTGCGGCTACAGGCACATCGACACGGCCACAGTCTACGAGAACGAGGTCGAGATCGGGGACGTCCTGCACGAGTGGCTCTCCAGTGGTCGTATTGCCAGGGAGGAGCTCTTTGTGGTGACGAAG CTGCCCATGACTGGCAACCGGTATAAGGACGTGGGCAGATTTCTTCAGGATTCCTTGGATAAGCTGCGTCTCTCTTATGTGGATCTGTATCTTATCCACAGTCCGGTCGGCATGAAAG AACATAGTAAAGGCGAGTTTGACTTGGACACAAACCACGAGGAAATCTATAAGGCTATGGAAGAGCAG GTTGACGCAGGCAAAGCAAAAGCCATTGGCCTCTCCAACTTCAACAGTAAGCAGATTGAAAAGATTCTAAAGG TGTGCCGCATCAAGCCAGCCAACCTGCAAGTGGAGGTCCATGTGTACCACCAGCAGAAGGACCTGCGAGAGCTCTGTCGTGGCTTCGACATCTCCATTTGCGCCTACTGCCCTCTTGGCGCCCCGTATATGGCCAAAGG ATCAGACGAATGCCCGATCCTTCTGCAGCATCCCTTGGTGACGTCAATGGCCAAGCGGCTTGGTAGGACCCCGGCTCAAGTCCTCCTCAGGTTTTTGATCCAGAACAACATGCCCGTCATTCCAAGGTCCACCAATCAGAAACGACTCAAAGAGAACTTCAAA GTGTTTGACTTCGAGTTGTGCGCCGAAGACATGGCGTCGCTGGAAGCCCTGGACCGCAAAGGCGCCGGACGCATCGTAGACTTCAAATCACTGTTCGAAGG GATCGAGAACCATCCGGAATGGCCCTTCAACATCCCCTTCTAA